A genome region from Magnolia sinica isolate HGM2019 chromosome 8, MsV1, whole genome shotgun sequence includes the following:
- the LOC131254065 gene encoding GDSL esterase/lipase At2g24560-like: MTRIHLPILASCMCITIIACHGHDMSPPKFPAVLIFGDSTVDTGNNNYIGTLFKADHPPYGVNYPNHEATGRFSDGRLVPDMLVSDLGIKESLPPFLNSLLSNDEIKTGVSFASAGSGMDDLTTVASGVIPVSRQPSMFKNYINRLKSIVGDQETNKTIGNALILISAGTNDFIFNWYDIPSRRLRFDSISGYQDFLQQRLRNLLMELYYLGGRKFIVTGLGPIGCIPLQITAKFKNPLQRECIEEQNLDATIYNAKLKNLLPKIQSLLPGSRFIYGGIYDPVVDMVNHPKNYGFVDTKRGCCGTGFLEAGPLCNIFTPPCIDASEFLFWDSVHPTEAVYKVLSKHLLELLPALY; the protein is encoded by the exons ATGACCAGAATCCACCTCCCCATCCTTGCCTCCTGTATGTGCATCACTATCATTGCATGCCATGGCCATGATATGTCACCGCCAAAGTTCCCCGCCGTTCTGATCTTCGGTGATTCAACCGTCGACACGGGCAACAACAACTATATTGGTACATTGTTTAAGGCCGATCACCCACCATACGGTGTGAATTACCCCAATCATGAGGCCACGGGCCGTTTCTCGGATGGACGGCTGGTACCCGATATGCTGGTGTCTGATCTAGGTATCAAGGAATCGTTACCACCATTCTTGAATTCATTGTTATCAAATGATGAGATCAAGACTGGCGTGAGCTTCGCATCAGCAGGGTCCGGCATGGATGACTTGACCACAGTGGCGTCGGGCGTGATACCGGTGTCACGGCAACCGTCAATGTTTAAGAACTATATAAATAGGCTTAAGTCGATTGTAGGTGATCAAGAGACTAATAAGACAATTGGTAATGCACTAATCTTAATTAGTGCAGGAACTAATGACTTTATATTCAACTGGTATGATATTCCTTCAAGAAGGTTGCGGTTCGATAGCATTAGCGGATACCAAGATTTTCTACAGCAAAGGCTACGTAATCTGCTCATg GAATTATACTATCTTGGCGGTCGAAAATTCATTGTGACAGGCCTTGGACCAATCGGCTGCATCCCACTTCAAATAACTGCAAAATTCAAGAACCCATTGCAACGGGAGTGCATTGAAGAACAGAACTTGGACGCTACCATCTACAATGCCAAGCTCAAGAATCTGTTGCCCAAAATCCAGTCTTTGTTGCCTGGAAGCAGATTCATCTATGGTGGTATCTATGATCCGGTTGTCGACATGGTCAATCATCCTAAAAACTATG GATTTGTGGACACCAAGAGAGGATGTTGTGGGACCGGTTTTCTTGAAGCGGGCCCACTTTGTAATATCTTCACTCCACCTTGTATCGATGCTTCTGAGTTCTTATTTTGGGACTCCGTACACCCAACGGAAGCAGTCTACAAAGTACTTTCAAAACATCTACTCGAGCTTCTTCCGGCGCTGTATTGA